The following are encoded in a window of Streptococcus pasteurianus genomic DNA:
- a CDS encoding L-lactate MFS transporter: MKTNRYFIATCGVILHLMLGSTYAWSVYRNPIIAETGWDQSAIAFAFSLAIFCLGMSAAFMGQLVEKFGPRLTGSISAFLYALGNILTGLAIAKNSIVLLYLGYGIIGGIGLGAGYITPVSTIIKWFPDKRGLATGLAIMGFGFAALLTSPMAQSLIIHSGIINTFYILGVIYFVVMILVSQFIKLPTSKDFYILSKDNLPTDITQGVSAKKALKTWDFYMLWMIFFINISCGLGLISVVAPMAQDLAGISASEAAIIVGIMGVFNGFGRLLWASLSDFIGRPLTFLILFIVNILMTIMIMLSHSPILFVIAMAILMSCYGAGFSLIPPYLSDIYGAKELAILHGYILTAWAMAALFGPMLLATSYAITHTYTATLICFILLYLIALMLIIKLTNHHKTQKH; encoded by the coding sequence ATGAAAACTAACCGTTACTTCATCGCAACATGTGGTGTTATCTTACATTTAATGCTAGGCTCAACCTATGCTTGGAGCGTCTACAGAAATCCAATTATCGCAGAAACAGGATGGGATCAATCAGCCATTGCTTTTGCCTTCTCGCTTGCTATTTTTTGTTTAGGAATGTCCGCTGCTTTTATGGGACAACTCGTAGAAAAATTTGGTCCTAGATTAACTGGAAGTATATCTGCCTTTCTTTATGCCTTAGGCAACATATTAACTGGTTTGGCTATTGCAAAGAATAGTATTGTTCTGCTCTATCTAGGGTATGGAATTATTGGTGGAATCGGATTAGGTGCTGGGTATATTACACCTGTATCCACTATTATTAAATGGTTCCCAGATAAACGTGGTTTAGCTACTGGATTAGCTATTATGGGATTTGGTTTCGCAGCTCTTTTAACTAGTCCTATGGCACAGTCGTTAATAATACATTCTGGAATTATTAATACATTTTATATACTAGGAGTAATATATTTCGTTGTAATGATTCTTGTTTCACAGTTTATCAAACTCCCTACAAGCAAAGATTTTTACATTTTATCTAAAGATAATTTACCAACGGATATCACCCAAGGCGTCTCTGCTAAAAAAGCTTTAAAAACATGGGATTTCTATATGTTATGGATGATTTTTTTCATCAATATTTCTTGTGGACTGGGACTTATTTCAGTTGTTGCTCCAATGGCTCAAGATTTAGCTGGAATATCTGCTAGTGAGGCAGCAATTATTGTAGGAATTATGGGAGTTTTTAATGGTTTTGGAAGACTGTTATGGGCAAGTCTTTCAGACTTTATAGGTCGTCCTTTAACCTTTTTAATTTTATTCATTGTTAATATTCTTATGACAATAATGATCATGCTTTCCCATTCTCCAATATTATTTGTTATTGCAATGGCTATTTTAATGTCCTGTTATGGGGCAGGGTTCTCTCTAATTCCACCCTATCTCAGCGATATTTATGGCGCAAAGGAATTAGCCATTTTACACGGTTATATTTTAACAGCTTGGGCAATGGCTGCTCTTTTCGGACCAATGTTATTAGCAACGTCATATGCAATAACCCATACATACACCGCTACTTTGATTTGCTTCATCTTACTCTATCTTATAGCTTTGATGCTAATTATTAAGCTCACGAACCACCATAAAACTCAAAAACACTAA
- a CDS encoding ROK family protein → MSLLAIDIGGTTIKYTLYDKGKLGDITSVKTPIDLESFYHCLSNIVEQAKKEHIIQGVAISSPGAVNKNTGVIEGASALPYIHGFNIQSELETLFALPVSIENDANCAALAEVAFGAAKGCTTALLLVLGTGVGGAVVIDGKVHHGEHLFGGEFGYMLVDDTQTFSTVGTTVSMARRYYKRTGEKLDAVEIFERAFLGETIACEEKAFFVHQVARGIFNLSYAFDPDIILIGGGVSQADWLIPDLTKELNNLKQIVGIAPFVPNIARCRFQNAANLMGATVDFLQKNKLS, encoded by the coding sequence ATGTCATTACTAGCTATTGATATCGGTGGAACAACCATAAAATACACCCTTTATGATAAAGGAAAATTAGGAGATATTACCAGTGTTAAAACACCGATAGATTTAGAATCTTTTTATCATTGCCTAAGTAATATAGTGGAACAGGCAAAGAAGGAACACATTATTCAAGGTGTAGCGATTAGTTCCCCGGGTGCTGTTAATAAAAACACTGGTGTTATTGAAGGAGCAAGCGCTCTACCTTATATACATGGATTTAATATTCAGTCGGAACTTGAAACACTGTTTGCTCTTCCTGTATCCATTGAAAATGATGCCAATTGCGCAGCTTTAGCAGAAGTAGCTTTTGGAGCGGCTAAAGGCTGTACGACAGCTTTGTTGTTAGTTCTTGGAACTGGTGTGGGAGGTGCTGTTGTTATCGATGGTAAGGTTCACCATGGCGAGCATCTTTTTGGTGGGGAATTCGGTTATATGTTGGTGGATGATACTCAAACTTTCTCAACTGTTGGAACGACTGTTAGCATGGCTAGACGTTATTATAAACGTACAGGGGAAAAGTTAGATGCAGTTGAGATTTTTGAAAGGGCTTTTCTTGGTGAAACCATTGCTTGTGAGGAAAAAGCTTTTTTTGTACATCAGGTAGCCAGAGGAATTTTTAATTTATCTTATGCTTTTGATCCAGACATTATTTTAATAGGTGGAGGTGTTTCTCAGGCAGATTGGTTAATTCCCGACTTGACAAAAGAATTGAATAATCTGAAGCAAATCGTTGGTATTGCGCCTTTTGTCCCAAATATTGCCAGATGTCGATTTCAAAATGCTGCTAACTTAATGGGGGCTACTGTTGATTTTTTACAAAAAAACAAATTATCTTAA
- the scrK gene encoding fructokinase ScrK yields the protein MTKLYGSVEAGGTKFVCAVGDENFQVVEKVQFPTTTPYETIDKTVAFFKRFEADLAGIAIGSFGPIDIDENSETYGYITTTPKPHWANVDLVGLISKHFKVPMYFTTDVNSSAYGETIVRKGVKSLVYYTIGTGIGAGAIQNGEFIGGIGHTEAGHVYVAPHPQDVANNYTGFCPFHKGCLEGMAAGPSLEGRTGIRGELIELNSEVWDVQAYYIAQAAVQATLLYRPQVIVFGGGVMAQEHMLKRVRDKFTALLNGYVPVPDVTEYIVTPGVSENGSATLGNFALAKKVSER from the coding sequence ATGACTAAATTATACGGTAGTGTAGAAGCGGGCGGAACCAAATTTGTTTGTGCCGTTGGAGATGAAAATTTCCAAGTTGTTGAAAAAGTACAATTTCCAACAACAACCCCTTATGAAACCATTGACAAAACAGTAGCATTCTTTAAACGTTTTGAAGCTGATTTGGCAGGAATTGCTATTGGCTCTTTTGGTCCAATCGATATTGATGAAAATTCAGAAACTTACGGCTATATCACAACCACTCCAAAACCACACTGGGCTAATGTTGACTTGGTTGGATTGATTTCAAAACACTTTAAGGTGCCAATGTATTTCACAACAGATGTTAACAGCTCTGCTTATGGTGAAACAATTGTTCGTAAAGGTGTTAAGAGCCTTGTCTATTACACAATCGGTACAGGTATCGGTGCCGGTGCAATTCAAAATGGTGAATTCATCGGTGGTATCGGTCATACAGAAGCTGGTCACGTTTATGTGGCTCCACATCCACAAGACGTTGCGAACAACTATACTGGTTTCTGTCCCTTCCACAAAGGTTGTCTAGAAGGTATGGCAGCAGGACCATCACTAGAAGGCCGTACAGGCATTCGTGGTGAATTGATTGAGTTGAATTCAGAAGTTTGGGACGTTCAAGCTTACTATATCGCACAAGCTGCAGTTCAAGCTACTCTTCTTTACCGTCCACAAGTTATTGTCTTTGGTGGTGGTGTTATGGCTCAAGAACACATGTTGAAACGCGTTCGTGATAAATTCACTGCTTTGTTAAATGGTTACGTACCAGTTCCAGATGTAACAGAATATATTGTGACACCAGGTGTTTCTGAAAATGGTTCTGCTACTCTTGGTAACTTTGCTTTGGCTAAAAAAGTATCTGAACGCTAA
- a CDS encoding metal-dependent transcriptional regulator, producing the protein MTPNKEDYLKCIHELGETRTKITNKRIAELMKVSAPAVSEMIKKMIAEDLIVKDKELGYYLTKKGLLLVSELYRKHRLIEVFLANHLHYNADEIHQEAEVLEHTVSTIFIDRLEENLNFPAFCPHGGTIPKKGDFLVEIHHQTLSQIETLGTYKISRTHDEAHLLNYLEEHELAINDVVKLIKVDDYAKTHTLAYHSRQLVIPERIAEQIYVERV; encoded by the coding sequence ATGACGCCAAATAAAGAAGATTACTTAAAATGTATTCATGAACTTGGAGAAACCAGAACTAAAATCACGAACAAACGCATTGCTGAATTAATGAAAGTATCTGCGCCAGCTGTTTCTGAAATGATCAAAAAAATGATTGCCGAGGACCTCATTGTCAAAGATAAAGAGCTTGGCTACTACCTGACCAAAAAAGGCTTGCTTTTGGTTTCAGAACTTTACCGAAAACACCGTTTGATAGAAGTTTTTCTAGCCAACCATCTTCATTACAATGCTGATGAAATTCACCAAGAAGCTGAAGTTTTAGAACATACGGTTTCTACCATTTTTATCGATCGTTTGGAAGAAAATCTTAATTTTCCCGCATTTTGTCCACACGGTGGAACAATTCCAAAAAAGGGTGACTTTTTAGTAGAAATTCATCACCAAACGCTCAGTCAAATTGAAACATTGGGAACTTACAAAATCAGTCGAACACACGATGAAGCTCATTTACTAAACTACCTTGAAGAACATGAATTAGCCATTAATGATGTCGTCAAGTTGATAAAAGTCGATGATTATGCCAAAACGCACACACTCGCCTACCACTCACGACAATTGGTTATCCCAGAAAGAATTGCTGAACAAATTTATGTTGAACGAGTATAA
- a CDS encoding peptidylprolyl isomerase: MKKFWSFGLMVLCLASLSGCESITRAIRGDDYVNAKIAASSSEAAASASASASASSSKAYQKELKKALSADQSAFPQLSTDVANDEAEVIMHTSMGDITLKLFPKYAPLAVDNFLTHAKDGYYDGLLFHRVISDFMIQSGDPNGDGTGGQSIWNGKDKSIDSGNGFVNEISPYLYNIRGALAMANAGADTNGSQFFINQNSDDQSSQLSSDNYPQSIIDAYANGGNPSLDKNYTVFGQVIDGMDVVDKIAAVDTDDNDKPTTDVTITSIEVVKDYDFD, encoded by the coding sequence ATGAAAAAATTTTGGTCTTTTGGATTAATGGTATTATGCCTAGCTAGTTTATCTGGTTGTGAAAGCATTACACGCGCTATTCGTGGTGATGATTATGTCAATGCAAAAATAGCAGCGAGTTCTTCAGAAGCTGCTGCTTCTGCTTCAGCAAGCGCCAGCGCATCCTCATCAAAAGCTTACCAAAAAGAATTAAAGAAAGCTTTAAGTGCTGACCAATCTGCCTTTCCTCAATTATCAACAGATGTCGCAAATGACGAAGCAGAAGTTATTATGCACACTTCTATGGGAGATATTACCTTAAAACTCTTTCCAAAATACGCACCTTTGGCGGTCGATAATTTCCTCACACACGCCAAGGACGGCTATTATGATGGTCTGCTATTTCACCGTGTGATTTCAGATTTCATGATTCAATCAGGCGATCCTAACGGAGATGGCACAGGTGGTCAATCTATCTGGAATGGTAAAGACAAGAGTATCGACTCAGGGAATGGATTTGTCAATGAAATCTCACCCTACCTCTATAATATTCGTGGCGCTCTTGCCATGGCAAATGCTGGTGCTGATACCAACGGTAGCCAATTTTTCATCAACCAAAATTCAGATGACCAATCAAGTCAACTCTCATCAGATAATTATCCTCAATCGATTATTGATGCTTATGCTAACGGCGGTAACCCAAGCTTAGATAAAAACTATACTGTCTTTGGACAAGTTATTGATGGCATGGATGTAGTTGATAAAATCGCTGCGGTTGACACTGATGACAATGATAAACCAACGACTGATGTTACCATCACAAGTATTGAGGTTGTGAAAGACTACGATTTTGATTAA
- a CDS encoding YesL family protein — protein sequence MIGKALETFFIRIWVIVKLTLFFWILTATGLIVAGIGPALKVITILYLSYDFDYKSITLREAFQLFRKEFARANLIFWIYTAILILLSYNLYLSVQISGLLFLVVDFILFFALIFVIIAFEYALLIDSQFEISIKNLIGLSFISNFVNFMTYLKLLVGLVLILALTYQFKGLILFGMIGLLQVYCVAVTKDWRNHVEEQLAE from the coding sequence ATGATTGGAAAAGCATTAGAAACTTTTTTTATTCGAATATGGGTTATCGTAAAATTGACCCTATTCTTTTGGATTTTAACGGCTACTGGTTTAATTGTTGCGGGAATCGGACCTGCTTTAAAAGTTATTACCATTCTTTATTTATCATATGACTTCGATTATAAATCTATTACGTTAAGGGAAGCGTTTCAACTTTTTCGAAAAGAGTTTGCACGCGCGAACCTAATTTTTTGGATTTATACAGCTATACTTATTTTACTTAGCTACAATTTATATTTATCAGTGCAGATTTCAGGTCTATTATTCTTAGTAGTTGATTTTATTTTGTTCTTCGCTTTAATTTTTGTCATAATAGCTTTTGAGTATGCTTTATTGATCGATAGTCAATTTGAGATAAGTATAAAGAATTTAATAGGATTAAGTTTTATTTCAAATTTTGTTAATTTTATGACCTATTTAAAACTATTAGTAGGCTTAGTTTTGATTTTAGCTCTCACATATCAATTTAAGGGATTAATTCTTTTTGGGATGATAGGTCTTTTACAGGTCTATTGTGTAGCTGTTACCAAGGATTGGCGAAATCATGTTGAGGAACAATTAGCAGAATAA
- a CDS encoding glycoside hydrolase family 1 protein: MLVTFPKDFLWGGATSGPQTEGRFKKKHDSVFDYDFDHYQERFWGALGPDTASNFFHDFKEDIRLMKEAGLKSLRTSIQWTRLIDDFEKNTVNEQGLAFYNAVIDECLAQGIRPMLNLNHFDLPMELMERYGGWESRHVVDLYAKFASVCFQAFSDRVVDWFTFNEPMVVVECGYLLGFHYPDLVDGKKAIQVAYHLQLASSCAIANYRKYNQNPKGRIGIILNVTPAYPATDNIEDIKATEMADLWQNRFFLDASVKGQFPKDFVELLVKEGIIWNSNVEDLACIQNNTIDILGINYYHPNRVREPEYSSDSLAQDWRPDKYYASYQKRGVRMNADRGWEIHPQTLYAIAKRLQNDYGNLPWFVSENGIGVENEERFKDADNMICDDYRIIFMTEHLFWLYKAIEEGANCLGYHVWTPIDCWSWRNSYKNRYGLIALNTHTQIKTLKKSAYWYKQLTDTSTLDISEEILEKYRT, translated from the coding sequence ATGTTAGTAACATTTCCAAAGGATTTTTTATGGGGGGGAGCAACGAGTGGCCCGCAAACCGAGGGACGATTTAAGAAAAAGCACGATAGCGTCTTTGACTATGATTTTGATCACTATCAAGAGCGTTTTTGGGGAGCGCTAGGTCCAGACACTGCCAGCAATTTTTTTCATGATTTTAAAGAAGACATACGTTTGATGAAAGAAGCTGGTTTAAAATCACTAAGGACCAGTATTCAGTGGACTCGTTTAATAGATGATTTTGAGAAAAACACTGTCAATGAACAAGGACTTGCCTTTTATAATGCTGTTATTGATGAGTGCTTGGCACAAGGCATTCGCCCCATGTTGAATTTAAATCATTTTGATTTACCAATGGAGTTGATGGAACGGTATGGTGGTTGGGAGAGTCGTCATGTAGTGGATTTGTACGCAAAATTTGCTTCTGTTTGCTTCCAAGCATTTAGCGATCGTGTGGTTGATTGGTTTACCTTCAATGAACCGATGGTAGTGGTTGAATGTGGCTATCTTCTAGGTTTTCACTACCCAGATCTAGTTGATGGCAAAAAAGCAATTCAAGTCGCTTATCACCTTCAATTAGCTTCCTCGTGTGCTATTGCGAATTACCGAAAATATAATCAAAACCCCAAAGGACGGATTGGTATTATATTAAATGTTACGCCTGCCTATCCAGCGACAGACAATATAGAAGATATCAAAGCAACAGAGATGGCAGATCTTTGGCAAAATCGTTTCTTTCTAGATGCTTCAGTTAAAGGCCAATTTCCAAAAGATTTTGTGGAATTATTGGTTAAAGAAGGTATTATCTGGAACTCTAATGTAGAGGATCTGGCTTGTATTCAGAATAATACCATTGATATTTTAGGGATAAATTATTATCATCCAAATCGTGTTAGAGAACCAGAGTATTCAAGTGACAGTTTAGCGCAAGATTGGCGTCCAGATAAATATTATGCTTCTTATCAAAAACGAGGAGTACGTATGAATGCAGATAGAGGATGGGAAATTCATCCTCAGACGCTATATGCTATTGCAAAACGTTTACAAAATGATTACGGAAATCTTCCTTGGTTTGTATCAGAAAATGGAATTGGAGTTGAAAATGAAGAACGCTTCAAGGATGCAGATAATATGATCTGCGATGATTACCGTATTATTTTCATGACTGAGCATCTTTTTTGGTTATATAAAGCTATAGAGGAAGGTGCTAATTGTTTAGGATATCATGTCTGGACTCCGATAGATTGTTGGAGTTGGCGAAATTCATATAAAAATCGTTATGGATTAATTGCTCTAAATACGCATACTCAAATTAAGACGTTAAAAAAATCTGCTTACTGGTATAAACAGCTAACAGATACGTCTACTCTAGATATTTCTGAAGAAATTTTAGAAAAGTATCGAACTTGA
- a CDS encoding endo-beta-N-acetylglucosaminidase, which yields MKITKKMLVRLGLSTTGVLTVATLLAACNNMSSETNYKVTSEAIADYQSKNTPISSYWMPEKFLKWSAKKDKDLLYNQSRVPLAKRVATENLTSSNSSQNEKTKIVALSMMNSSTSGNPSRGSSEFSTYTFDYWQYIDTLVYWGGSAGEGLIVTPSADVIDEAHINGVPVLGTIFLPPNEYGGKEDWVKKMLAKDDNGQFPFASQMVKVAKAYGFEGWFINEETDGLSAEDAANMKALIQQVKKEEPNLQVMWYDAMTKDGKVDWQNQLNDQNATFIEDKAADSMFLNFWWNTNKLADQKLLEKSNQYAKEHSLDPYQIYAGIDVQEKDVQTSVKWDLLEQGDNSTQTSIGLYAASATYTNATDWDDFQNRESTFWVNQEADPRKVDASDDESWIGLSKYVLEKSAITGDSFTTNFNLGNGYNYFKDGQKISERDWNDRSLAGILPTYRWIIDNEGDNQITPSFDFANAYNGGNSLKLQADYLAAGKSSTLTLFATDLTVKKDAIFSVKMRSDQSVKVKAIFELSDGKKIELSGDKSLDSDWSNITFDTKKLVGKNIRKIGLRLTADKDMEAQSIHIGEMTLTNGDKAKNISVAEAKVSDKVFEEEGTIGGFRLTWKSDADESNQVHYEIYQINADKSKEFLGSSNINAFFVNALKRGKNVEKTSFEIVPVNQEGKAGKSSTTTVDWPDNSLPQAAFVADKTVVSVGEKVHFINKSNLASVKYKWKIEGADKESATAKNPTVSFAKAGTYSVSLTAVNNKGKENKVTQKALITVVDKTVELTNFALNKVVEVDGFTNESEAGEMVVDGKLDTKWCAVGPRKHNVTIDLGKAETINQVSISHAEAGGESADMNTSDYIVEVSADKQNWTEVANVKKNKAEETQHAFKQCQARYVRITAKKPTQGSDSAVRLYEVQVQGLK from the coding sequence ATGAAAATAACGAAGAAAATGCTCGTTCGATTAGGTCTGTCAACAACAGGAGTGTTAACAGTAGCAACTTTATTAGCAGCTTGTAATAATATGTCTAGTGAGACAAACTATAAAGTAACCTCGGAAGCAATAGCGGACTATCAAAGTAAAAATACCCCCATTTCCTCCTATTGGATGCCCGAAAAATTCTTGAAGTGGTCAGCTAAAAAAGATAAAGATTTACTCTATAATCAATCAAGAGTTCCTCTGGCAAAACGTGTTGCTACAGAGAATTTAACTTCGTCAAATTCCTCACAAAATGAGAAGACTAAAATTGTAGCTCTTTCGATGATGAACTCGTCTACTTCGGGGAACCCATCACGTGGTAGTTCTGAATTTTCGACTTATACTTTCGACTATTGGCAATACATTGATACACTAGTGTATTGGGGTGGTTCAGCTGGAGAGGGGTTGATTGTGACTCCATCAGCAGATGTTATCGATGAAGCTCATATCAACGGTGTACCTGTTCTGGGCACGATTTTCCTACCTCCTAATGAATATGGTGGTAAGGAAGATTGGGTTAAGAAAATGCTTGCAAAGGATGATAATGGTCAATTTCCATTTGCAAGTCAAATGGTAAAAGTGGCAAAAGCATATGGATTTGAAGGTTGGTTTATCAATGAAGAAACAGATGGACTTAGCGCTGAAGATGCGGCAAATATGAAAGCCCTTATTCAACAAGTCAAAAAAGAAGAGCCTAATCTGCAAGTGATGTGGTATGATGCCATGACAAAAGATGGTAAGGTAGATTGGCAAAATCAACTTAATGATCAAAATGCAACCTTCATAGAAGATAAGGCAGCTGATAGCATGTTCTTGAATTTTTGGTGGAATACTAATAAGCTAGCCGATCAAAAGTTACTTGAGAAATCAAATCAATACGCTAAAGAACATAGTTTGGATCCATATCAAATTTATGCGGGGATAGATGTTCAAGAAAAAGATGTGCAGACATCGGTTAAATGGGACTTATTGGAGCAAGGAGACAATAGCACCCAAACTTCTATCGGTTTGTATGCTGCTAGTGCCACCTATACCAATGCTACTGATTGGGATGATTTCCAAAATCGCGAGTCAACTTTTTGGGTCAATCAAGAAGCAGATCCAAGAAAAGTCGATGCCTCTGATGATGAATCTTGGATCGGACTTTCTAAATATGTCCTGGAAAAATCAGCAATCACAGGAGATTCGTTTACTACTAATTTCAATCTAGGAAATGGTTATAATTATTTTAAAGACGGTCAAAAAATATCCGAAAGAGACTGGAACGATCGTAGTTTGGCGGGTATTCTACCGACTTATCGTTGGATTATTGACAATGAAGGCGATAATCAGATAACTCCAAGTTTTGATTTTGCTAATGCTTATAATGGTGGTAATTCTCTTAAATTGCAGGCAGACTATCTTGCAGCAGGTAAATCTTCTACGCTTACTTTGTTTGCCACAGATTTGACCGTCAAAAAAGATGCCATTTTTTCTGTCAAGATGCGTTCCGATCAATCAGTTAAAGTTAAAGCGATTTTTGAATTATCTGATGGTAAAAAAATTGAGTTATCTGGGGATAAAAGCTTAGATAGTGATTGGTCTAATATTACTTTTGATACCAAAAAACTGGTTGGAAAAAACATTCGAAAAATTGGACTTCGCTTGACAGCAGATAAAGATATGGAGGCTCAATCTATTCATATTGGCGAAATGACATTGACAAATGGAGACAAAGCTAAAAATATTTCTGTAGCAGAGGCTAAAGTCTCTGATAAAGTCTTTGAAGAAGAAGGGACTATTGGTGGTTTTAGACTAACTTGGAAGTCAGATGCAGATGAGAGTAATCAAGTACACTATGAGATTTATCAGATTAATGCGGATAAAAGCAAGGAATTTTTAGGTAGCTCCAATATTAATGCTTTCTTTGTAAACGCTTTAAAACGTGGTAAAAATGTAGAGAAAACAAGCTTTGAGATTGTACCTGTTAACCAAGAGGGTAAAGCAGGAAAATCATCAACTACTACAGTTGATTGGCCAGATAATTCTTTACCACAAGCAGCATTTGTAGCAGATAAAACAGTGGTTAGTGTTGGTGAAAAAGTGCACTTTATAAATAAGTCAAACTTAGCTTCTGTAAAATACAAGTGGAAAATCGAAGGTGCCGATAAGGAAAGTGCAACAGCGAAAAATCCGACAGTAAGTTTTGCAAAAGCAGGTACCTATTCAGTTAGTTTGACAGCAGTAAATAATAAGGGCAAGGAAAATAAAGTGACGCAAAAAGCTTTAATAACTGTCGTAGATAAAACAGTGGAATTAACAAATTTTGCTCTCAATAAAGTAGTTGAAGTGGATGGATTTACCAATGAATCAGAAGCAGGCGAAATGGTTGTTGATGGTAAATTAGATACGAAGTGGTGTGCTGTTGGCCCCCGTAAACATAATGTGACGATTGATCTTGGAAAAGCAGAAACAATTAACCAAGTATCAATCAGCCATGCAGAAGCTGGTGGAGAATCGGCGGACATGAATACTTCCGATTATATTGTTGAAGTCTCAGCAGATAAGCAAAACTGGACAGAAGTTGCTAATGTGAAAAAAAATAAGGCGGAAGAAACACAACACGCCTTTAAGCAATGTCAAGCACGTTATGTGCGTATCACAGCAAAAAAACCAACTCAAGGTTCTGACTCAGCGGTTCGCTTGTATGAAGTTCAAGTACAAGGTTTAAAATAA
- a CDS encoding DUF4649 family protein: MIEITFLNAGNQERVVTFDSYEEFERSQQACSIDIADYYKVTKVVYNGHVLDYSGNYGNLFYYFLKQDLTQYR; this comes from the coding sequence ATGATTGAAATTACATTTTTAAACGCAGGAAACCAAGAACGAGTGGTGACGTTTGACTCATACGAGGAATTCGAACGTTCACAGCAAGCTTGCTCAATCGATATTGCCGACTATTACAAAGTCACTAAGGTCGTTTATAACGGTCATGTACTGGATTATTCAGGAAATTATGGCAACTTATTTTACTACTTTTTAAAACAAGATTTAACACAATATCGCTAA